The region GCGTGAGGGACCACTCGAATTCCATTTGGAGGCTTCTTTGGGCTCGCAGAGTAGACATCATGAGCAAAGCACACCCTCCCGAGCTGAAGAAATTTATGGACAAGAAGTTATCATTGAAATTAAATGGTGGCAGACATGTCCAAGGAATATTGTGGGGATTTGATCCCTTTATGAATCTTGTGATAGAGGAATGTGTGGAGATGGCAACTAGTGGACAACAGAACAATACTGGAATGGTGGTAACACGAGGAAATAGTATCATCGTGTTAGAAGCCTTGGGACGAGTATGAGCAACGGCCGTGTTCACCAGAGAAATCAACTGCTTCCATGTGTCCCCTTCTCCACATTTTACTACCAGAAAAACTGGGTTGTGTACATTTTCTTACTGAACTTTTTTGTTAAATAaacttttgtaataaaaaaaaacaattgtgtgtgtgtgtgcgcgcactcagtcatgtctgactctttgcaacccatggactgtagcccaccaggctcctctgtccatgga is a window of Cervus canadensis isolate Bull #8, Minnesota chromosome 11, ASM1932006v1, whole genome shotgun sequence DNA encoding:
- the LOC122450275 gene encoding small nuclear ribonucleoprotein G-like, which translates into the protein MSKAHPPELKKFMDKKLSLKLNGGRHVQGILWGFDPFMNLVIEECVEMATSGQQNNTGMVVTRGNSIIVLEALGRV